A genomic region of Brevibacillus sp. JNUCC-41 contains the following coding sequences:
- a CDS encoding ABC transporter substrate-binding protein yields MKKIFGLILLMLLTAGLMVGCSDAADEGKEKQQTNHAQHEAFPITIKDATGEKVTIEQKPKKIVSLIPSNTEVVFALGLGKNVVGVSDNDNYPEETKEIEKVGGMEMNTELIVSMKPDLVLAHASSAHNSNEGLQQLKDAGIDVLVVNDAQSFDQVYESIEMIGQATGEHDKAKEIITDMKTKLKDIQEKAKSIKEADRKTVLVEVSPSPEIYTPGKNTFMNEMLNIISADNAAAELDGWAKIDEESMIAANPDVIITTYGYYAKDSVSEVTGRKGWQDVNAIKNGQVFDVHSDLVTRSGPRLIEGVEELAKSVYPNQFDN; encoded by the coding sequence ATGAAGAAGATTTTTGGTCTGATACTGTTGATGTTGCTTACTGCAGGATTGATGGTTGGCTGCAGTGACGCTGCTGATGAAGGAAAAGAAAAGCAACAAACGAATCATGCTCAACACGAAGCTTTCCCGATTACGATTAAAGATGCAACTGGGGAAAAAGTGACGATAGAACAAAAACCGAAGAAAATCGTTTCGTTGATACCAAGTAATACGGAAGTGGTCTTTGCACTTGGTTTGGGTAAAAATGTCGTTGGTGTATCCGATAATGATAATTACCCGGAAGAAACGAAAGAAATTGAAAAAGTTGGCGGAATGGAAATGAACACGGAGCTGATTGTCTCCATGAAACCGGATCTTGTTCTTGCACATGCATCAAGTGCCCATAATTCAAATGAGGGTTTACAGCAACTTAAGGATGCTGGAATAGATGTCCTTGTAGTCAATGATGCACAAAGTTTTGACCAAGTCTATGAGTCTATTGAAATGATTGGACAGGCAACGGGAGAACATGATAAGGCAAAAGAAATCATTACGGATATGAAAACGAAGCTCAAGGACATTCAGGAAAAGGCCAAATCCATAAAGGAAGCGGATAGGAAGACCGTTTTAGTGGAAGTTTCGCCTTCACCAGAAATATACACACCAGGAAAAAATACTTTCATGAATGAGATGCTTAACATTATATCAGCGGATAATGCTGCTGCTGAATTGGACGGATGGGCAAAAATTGATGAAGAGTCGATGATTGCTGCAAATCCGGATGTCATCATTACAACATATGGTTACTATGCGAAAGATTCAGTGAGTGAAGTGACGGGCCGAAAAGGATGGCAAGACGTAAATGCTATTAAGAATGGCCAAGTCTTTGATGTCCATTCAGACTTGGTAACCCGTTCCGGTCCACGTTTAATAGAGGGAGTAGAGGAACTTGCCAAATCAGTCTATCCGAACCAATTTGACAACTAA
- a CDS encoding polysaccharide deacetylase family protein — MKRYRVLWMVALLGILILPGCSQRIVEGIGIKTAAPIAEDDIEVVEAAENGTGQDLDGQIDTGDWIMAKSAVQLPILMYHSISEGNGLRVPIEEFRAQMAWLRENGYYTLSPEEAYLVLTENRMPSEKCVWLTFDDGYTDNYTEAFPILKENDMKATVFMIGKSIDKGHHLTEDQMLVMSRNGISIESHTINHLELNRMTAVQQEAEMVQSKELFDRMLDQDTTVLSYPVGRYNEESLALSEEAGYKMAVTTEPGGASRDQGMHALHRVRISPGLSVDGFASLVENASNH, encoded by the coding sequence GTGAAAAGATATAGAGTTTTATGGATGGTGGCATTGCTGGGGATTTTAATTTTACCTGGTTGTTCACAAAGGATTGTAGAGGGTATAGGCATAAAAACGGCTGCACCGATTGCGGAAGATGACATTGAAGTGGTCGAAGCGGCCGAGAATGGGACCGGTCAGGATTTGGATGGCCAAATCGATACGGGAGACTGGATAATGGCCAAGTCCGCGGTACAGCTTCCAATCTTGATGTATCACAGCATTTCTGAAGGGAATGGACTTCGGGTTCCAATTGAGGAATTCCGAGCACAGATGGCTTGGCTTCGGGAGAATGGTTACTATACATTATCCCCTGAAGAAGCATACCTCGTTTTAACCGAGAATCGGATGCCAAGTGAGAAGTGCGTCTGGCTTACTTTTGACGATGGCTATACAGATAACTACACAGAGGCTTTTCCGATATTAAAGGAAAATGATATGAAAGCAACTGTCTTCATGATCGGTAAGTCCATTGATAAAGGTCATCACCTGACTGAAGATCAAATGTTGGTGATGAGCAGGAATGGGATTTCGATCGAAAGCCATACCATCAACCATTTGGAGCTGAACCGCATGACGGCAGTGCAGCAAGAAGCGGAAATGGTTCAGTCGAAAGAGCTATTCGACCGTATGCTCGACCAGGACACGACAGTGCTCTCCTATCCGGTTGGCCGGTATAATGAAGAGAGTCTAGCGCTGTCAGAAGAAGCGGGATACAAGATGGCAGTCACCACCGAACCTGGGGGAGCTTCAAGGGACCAAGGGATGCATGCCCTGCATCGGGTTCGGATTTCACCCGGGTTATCAGTCGATGGGTTTGCGTCACTGGTTGAAAATGCTTCAAATCATTGA
- a CDS encoding acyltransferase family protein: protein MKQPLINIESKFRPEIEGLRVVAALLVAVYHIWLNRVSGGVDVFFVISGFLITTSIVSTINRTGEYRFLPYVTKLMKRLLPSVFFILAIVLVLSWFLLPKSILDKTIHEVFASMFFYQNWQLAFSSTDYLDSSQMKSPVEHFWALSIQGQFYIIWFLVFTLILFLIKKYKLTKVKTLINAILVILFVSSFIYSIYLTSVNQPWAYFITMTRVWEFALGSLLCINLSSIKVNKYIATVIGWLGLIGLILTGIVFNVSEMFPGYIALWPMTCALFIVLSGTRDTKYGVKRFLGSPVMVKLGGIAFGIYLWHWVLLEFYRYNVQETPGFIVGTLIIISSIALSFLMTRFIEEPIRSSKDNKFSFKRIGLMGSVNVLLIASLLIGVYIDKNKLENNINDKNYPGALAVKNPDDIPDQEPIPSYSEVFDDLPKAHLDGSNQGLKESDLKIGEYGKTENYDATIALIGSSHSEHWLGAILEATKDDNYRVLNMTRSGTRFSTGYADDDLKGIWVNNVLDYLKDADVDLVISHATASDSPNNKIQQQMVDQLQYVKDEYGIEVLAIRDDPRYSFNVLESLETDGLEETTKKMNSVDNQKDESFWRQFEKENKSLHKIDLTDYFKVNGKFQPIIGNVIIYRDNRHLTNTYSESFGPVFEEKINEIGLIEK, encoded by the coding sequence ATGAAACAACCATTAATTAATATTGAGAGTAAATTCAGACCCGAGATCGAAGGGTTACGCGTTGTTGCGGCACTGCTGGTAGCGGTATATCATATATGGTTAAATCGTGTTTCCGGCGGGGTTGATGTATTCTTTGTAATTTCAGGTTTTCTTATTACCACTTCAATCGTTTCCACAATTAATCGAACAGGGGAATATCGTTTTCTGCCATATGTCACAAAGTTAATGAAAAGATTACTTCCTTCTGTATTTTTTATTCTTGCAATTGTTCTCGTTTTAAGTTGGTTTTTATTACCTAAATCAATTTTAGATAAAACTATACATGAAGTATTTGCCTCCATGTTTTTCTACCAAAACTGGCAATTGGCATTTTCGAGCACGGATTATTTAGATTCTAGCCAAATGAAATCGCCTGTTGAGCACTTTTGGGCTTTGTCCATACAAGGACAATTTTATATCATCTGGTTTTTGGTATTCACTTTAATTTTATTTTTAATAAAAAAATATAAATTAACTAAAGTAAAAACATTAATCAATGCTATTTTAGTCATATTATTTGTTTCTTCTTTTATATATTCGATATATTTAACCTCTGTCAATCAGCCATGGGCTTATTTCATTACGATGACACGTGTGTGGGAATTTGCTTTAGGCAGTTTGCTCTGCATCAATTTATCATCAATCAAGGTAAATAAATATATTGCTACAGTGATAGGCTGGCTGGGATTAATCGGATTAATTTTAACTGGAATAGTCTTCAATGTATCTGAAATGTTTCCAGGGTATATTGCCTTATGGCCAATGACCTGCGCATTATTCATTGTTTTGTCTGGTACACGCGATACGAAATATGGTGTCAAACGCTTTTTAGGTTCCCCGGTAATGGTGAAGCTAGGTGGAATAGCCTTTGGAATCTATTTGTGGCATTGGGTATTATTGGAGTTCTACCGTTATAATGTCCAGGAAACTCCAGGGTTCATCGTTGGAACTCTTATTATCATTTCATCAATTGCCCTTTCGTTTTTAATGACTCGATTTATAGAAGAACCAATCCGAAGCTCAAAGGACAACAAATTCTCATTCAAGAGAATCGGGTTAATGGGCAGTGTGAATGTACTCTTGATTGCATCTCTTTTAATTGGAGTATATATAGATAAAAATAAGCTAGAAAATAATATAAACGATAAAAATTATCCAGGAGCGTTAGCTGTAAAAAACCCTGACGATATACCTGATCAAGAACCAATTCCGTCATATTCTGAAGTCTTTGATGATTTACCAAAAGCGCATTTGGACGGCAGTAACCAAGGGTTAAAGGAAAGTGACTTGAAAATTGGGGAATATGGCAAAACTGAAAATTACGATGCTACAATTGCCCTGATCGGCAGTTCCCATTCAGAGCATTGGTTAGGTGCCATTTTAGAAGCAACAAAAGATGACAATTATCGTGTATTGAATATGACTCGTTCAGGTACACGTTTTTCAACAGGTTATGCGGATGATGATTTGAAAGGTATCTGGGTCAATAATGTTCTCGATTATCTAAAGGATGCAGATGTAGATCTTGTCATTTCTCACGCCACAGCTTCTGATTCGCCTAATAATAAAATACAACAACAAATGGTCGATCAGCTGCAGTATGTTAAAGATGAATATGGTATTGAAGTGTTAGCGATTCGTGATGATCCAAGATATAGCTTTAACGTGCTGGAATCATTAGAAACAGATGGACTAGAAGAAACTACAAAAAAAATGAATTCAGTAGATAATCAGAAAGACGAAAGCTTTTGGAGACAATTTGAAAAAGAGAATAAATCCTTGCATAAAATTGACTTAACAGATTACTTCAAAGTAAACGGTAAATTCCAGCCCATTATAGGTAATGTTATAATTTACCGTGACAATAGACATTTAACGAATACTTATTCTGAAAGTTTCGGACCTGTTTTTGAAGAAAAAATCAATGAGATAGGTTTAATTGAAAAGTAA
- a CDS encoding DNA topoisomerase III, whose product MSKTVVLAEKPSVGRDIAKVLNCGKKGNGFFEGEQYIVTWALGHLVTHADPESYDEKYKTWRLEDLPMLPPTLKLVVIKQSGKQFQSVKTQLNRKDVKDVIIATDAGREGELVARWILEKANVKKPVKRLWISSVTDKAIKDGFKNLKDGKEYENLFASAVARAEADWIVGMNATRALTTKHNAQLSCGRVQTPTLAMIAKKEEEIKQFQPRKYYGVSAIAEANLRLIWQDAQSKDIRTFDKNKAEKVLAAVKGKSAEVVEVNKSHKKSFAPSLYDLTELQRDANKKFGYSAKETLSIMQRLYESHKVLTYPRTDSRFLSTDLVDTLKERLQAVSIKPYAQYASRILRNLIKVNKSFVDDSKVSDHHAIIPTEQTPLPGKLSDKESKIYDLVVKRFLAVLMPPFEYEQTTITAKMGQETFMAKGKVVLKSGWKEVYDHQFDEEEAKDGLAEQLLPNVQKGDNLTISTVKQTEGETKPPEPFNEGSLLSAMENPARFMAGESKELIKTLGETGGIGTVATRADVIEKLFNSFLIEKRGKGLHVTSKGKQLLQLAPEDLRSPALTAQWEQKLTAIAKGKLPKQTFIGDMRAYAKNIVHEIKNSDQKFKHDNVSGTKCPDCGKLMLEVNSKKGKMLVCQDRECGHKKSVSRVTNARCPQCHKKMEMRGQGEAQTFTCKCGFHEKLSSYNKRRGQNKNQKVSKNEVSNYMKKQNKEEPINTALADALAKLKFDK is encoded by the coding sequence ATGAGTAAAACAGTCGTACTGGCCGAGAAACCTTCGGTCGGAAGAGATATAGCTAAAGTGCTGAATTGCGGGAAAAAGGGTAATGGCTTTTTTGAAGGCGAACAGTATATCGTCACTTGGGCACTAGGTCATTTGGTCACCCATGCAGATCCGGAATCTTATGATGAAAAATATAAAACGTGGCGCCTTGAGGACCTGCCCATGTTGCCGCCTACTTTGAAATTGGTCGTCATCAAGCAATCAGGCAAACAATTTCAATCGGTTAAAACACAATTGAACCGCAAGGATGTCAAGGATGTCATCATTGCAACGGATGCAGGCCGTGAAGGGGAACTTGTTGCACGTTGGATTCTCGAAAAAGCGAATGTAAAGAAGCCCGTCAAACGGCTTTGGATTTCCTCTGTAACGGATAAGGCGATCAAAGATGGATTTAAAAACCTGAAGGATGGCAAGGAGTATGAAAACCTATTTGCCTCTGCTGTAGCAAGGGCGGAAGCGGACTGGATCGTTGGGATGAACGCGACACGTGCCCTGACGACCAAGCACAATGCCCAGTTATCCTGCGGGAGGGTCCAAACGCCGACGCTTGCGATGATCGCAAAAAAAGAAGAGGAAATAAAACAATTCCAGCCTAGGAAATATTATGGCGTTTCCGCAATTGCAGAAGCTAATTTGCGCCTGATTTGGCAGGATGCCCAATCAAAAGATATCCGCACATTCGATAAAAACAAGGCAGAAAAGGTTCTTGCAGCCGTGAAGGGGAAGAGTGCAGAAGTCGTTGAAGTTAACAAGTCCCATAAGAAAAGTTTTGCCCCTTCTTTATATGATTTAACTGAACTTCAACGGGACGCCAATAAGAAATTCGGCTATTCGGCGAAAGAGACGCTATCGATCATGCAGCGCTTATATGAAAGTCATAAAGTCCTGACTTATCCAAGGACGGATTCACGCTTTTTATCAACGGATTTGGTTGATACGCTAAAAGAAAGATTACAGGCTGTAAGCATTAAGCCATATGCCCAGTATGCATCGAGGATTCTGCGCAACCTGATTAAGGTCAATAAATCGTTCGTGGATGATAGCAAGGTTTCCGATCACCATGCAATCATCCCTACTGAGCAAACACCGCTGCCGGGAAAACTGAGCGACAAAGAATCGAAAATCTATGATTTGGTCGTGAAAAGGTTCCTTGCTGTATTGATGCCGCCTTTTGAATATGAACAAACGACCATCACCGCAAAAATGGGGCAGGAGACGTTCATGGCAAAAGGGAAGGTCGTCCTCAAGTCAGGTTGGAAGGAAGTTTATGATCACCAATTCGATGAGGAAGAAGCTAAAGATGGCCTTGCAGAGCAACTGCTTCCGAACGTTCAAAAAGGTGACAATTTAACCATTTCGACCGTGAAACAAACAGAGGGTGAAACGAAACCGCCGGAACCATTCAATGAAGGGTCGCTTCTTTCGGCAATGGAGAATCCTGCACGTTTCATGGCAGGGGAAAGCAAAGAGCTCATCAAGACCTTGGGTGAAACTGGCGGGATCGGAACTGTTGCAACGCGTGCTGACGTTATTGAAAAGCTGTTCAATAGCTTCCTGATTGAGAAGAGGGGAAAGGGCCTTCATGTTACCTCTAAAGGAAAACAACTTCTTCAATTGGCACCAGAAGACCTGAGATCTCCAGCTTTGACAGCTCAATGGGAGCAGAAGCTAACCGCGATTGCAAAAGGGAAGCTGCCAAAACAGACTTTCATCGGCGATATGCGCGCCTACGCCAAAAATATCGTCCATGAAATCAAAAATAGTGACCAAAAATTCAAGCATGATAACGTGTCAGGAACGAAATGTCCTGATTGCGGTAAGCTGATGCTTGAAGTGAATAGTAAAAAGGGAAAAATGCTTGTCTGCCAAGATCGAGAATGTGGCCACAAAAAAAGTGTTTCACGTGTAACAAATGCTAGATGCCCACAATGTCACAAAAAGATGGAAATGCGCGGTCAAGGAGAAGCACAGACATTCACCTGTAAATGCGGTTTTCATGAAAAACTTTCTTCTTACAATAAACGAAGAGGGCAAAATAAAAATCAAAAAGTATCCAAAAATGAAGTCTCCAATTATATGAAAAAGCAAAATAAAGAAGAGCCGATCAATACTGCCTTGGCGGATGCCTTGGCAAAACTGAAATTCGATAAATAA
- a CDS encoding ABC-F family ATP-binding cassette domain-containing protein — protein MSLLSIDKLAHSFGDRTLFKDVSFRLMAGEHVGLVGANGVGKSTMMNIITGQLIHDDGRVEWTPGVEYGYLDQHTILSKGKSIRDVLRDAYLPLFEQEKALNEVTEKMGTATPEELEELLEQMGEIQDKLEAGGFYNLDIKIEEAARGLGLDAIGLDRDVSALSGGQRTKVLLAKLLLEQPQVLLLDEPTNYLDVEHIRWLSSYLKEYPHAFLLISHDTEFMNGVVDVIFHLEFSKLTRYTATYEKFLELAELNKNQHINAYEKQREFIKKQEDFIAKNKARYSTTGRAKSRQKQLNRMERIDRPETAMKPTFDFKESRASSRYVFEGEDLEIGYDRPLLPKLSMTIERGEKIAVVGCNGVGKSTLLKTILGKIDPLGGKRSLGDFLFSSYFEQEVKAGDTTPIDEVWNAFPHLDQPQVRAILARVGLKNEHITRPMSHLSGGEQAKVRLCKLMLTESNWLLFDEPTNHLDVVAKEELKRAMKEYKGTIVLVCHEPDFYEDWVTKVWDVEEWSAQN, from the coding sequence ATGAGCTTACTTTCTATAGATAAATTAGCACACAGCTTTGGCGACCGTACCTTATTCAAGGATGTATCCTTCCGCCTGATGGCCGGTGAACATGTAGGCCTGGTAGGGGCGAATGGTGTCGGGAAGTCAACGATGATGAATATCATTACAGGACAACTCATCCATGATGATGGCCGGGTGGAATGGACACCTGGTGTCGAATATGGCTATCTTGATCAACATACAATACTTTCTAAAGGTAAATCCATTCGCGACGTCTTAAGGGATGCATACTTACCTTTATTCGAGCAGGAAAAAGCACTTAATGAAGTTACGGAAAAAATGGGTACGGCCACTCCCGAAGAACTTGAAGAACTTTTGGAACAAATGGGTGAAATCCAGGACAAGCTGGAAGCCGGCGGTTTTTACAATCTCGATATTAAAATTGAAGAAGCGGCACGCGGTTTAGGTTTGGATGCAATCGGGTTGGACCGTGATGTCTCTGCCCTAAGCGGCGGACAACGGACAAAGGTATTATTGGCGAAGTTACTATTGGAACAACCGCAAGTCCTGCTGCTCGACGAGCCAACCAACTACTTGGATGTGGAGCATATCCGCTGGCTAAGCAGCTACTTAAAGGAATATCCACATGCATTTCTATTGATATCGCATGATACCGAGTTCATGAACGGCGTCGTCGACGTCATCTTCCATCTTGAATTTTCTAAACTGACCCGTTACACGGCAACTTATGAAAAATTCCTTGAGCTGGCTGAATTGAATAAAAACCAACATATTAACGCATATGAAAAACAGCGCGAATTCATTAAAAAGCAGGAAGATTTCATTGCAAAAAATAAAGCGCGCTATTCAACGACCGGCCGGGCAAAGAGCCGTCAAAAGCAATTGAATCGCATGGAACGCATCGATCGTCCAGAAACTGCAATGAAACCTACCTTCGACTTTAAAGAATCACGTGCGAGCAGCCGTTATGTCTTTGAAGGTGAAGATCTGGAAATCGGATATGACCGCCCATTGCTACCAAAGCTATCCATGACCATCGAACGGGGAGAAAAAATTGCCGTGGTCGGCTGTAACGGGGTTGGTAAATCCACTCTTTTAAAAACGATTTTGGGTAAAATCGATCCTCTAGGCGGTAAAAGATCACTTGGGGACTTCCTTTTTTCTTCTTATTTTGAACAGGAAGTGAAAGCAGGCGATACGACGCCGATCGATGAAGTATGGAATGCATTCCCGCATCTGGACCAACCGCAGGTACGTGCGATCCTTGCCCGTGTCGGTTTGAAAAACGAGCATATTACACGTCCGATGAGCCATTTAAGCGGTGGGGAACAAGCAAAAGTGCGCCTATGTAAACTCATGCTTACCGAAAGCAATTGGCTGTTATTCGATGAACCGACCAACCATTTGGATGTAGTTGCAAAAGAAGAACTGAAACGCGCAATGAAAGAGTATAAAGGAACGATTGTCCTCGTATGCCATGAACCTGATTTCTATGAAGATTGGGTAACCAAGGTATGGGATGTAGAGGAATGGTCGGCCCAAAATTAA
- a CDS encoding class I SAM-dependent methyltransferase, giving the protein MKASYYHSITLMANMLDQANIPYQYTGRSALFVQGVDIGEYKKINIDVQWDIFNEALDLFSEYAPTKPERSPETASFLMDVEGIPAAVRCRFNTTIKTDPYRLSIKMGDKEVWCRSLYSYLYDEEMRKCSSEIHAYLSAEQKGFTAENEQAWNQNNYLALVNRYGDPVELASKIKQNPKWRLHPFYKYLGETSGKKITHLMGSNGVKAVALAILGAEVKVVDFSQENAMFANELASGANVSIEYIVSDVLSLSSEHESGNQDLVLMELGVLHYLIDLQPLFEKIKKMLKPGGRFVLHEFHPISTKLITSNGKKHKITGNYFAPAIENNEVAFSKHMPDEEKGSLSRVVQRKWTIGELITSIGQSGLVIKVLEEEPNHKVHDIGLPKTFTLVAERV; this is encoded by the coding sequence ATGAAGGCAAGTTATTATCATTCAATCACATTAATGGCGAACATGTTGGATCAAGCTAACATCCCATACCAATATACAGGTCGATCCGCTCTGTTCGTGCAAGGAGTGGACATCGGTGAGTATAAGAAAATCAATATTGATGTACAATGGGATATCTTTAATGAGGCATTAGATCTTTTTTCCGAATACGCACCAACAAAGCCTGAAAGAAGCCCTGAGACTGCCTCCTTTCTAATGGATGTCGAGGGGATTCCTGCCGCTGTGCGCTGCCGGTTTAACACGACCATTAAAACGGACCCTTATCGTTTGTCCATCAAGATGGGGGATAAGGAGGTTTGGTGCAGGTCGTTATACAGTTATCTATACGACGAAGAAATGAGAAAATGCAGTTCCGAGATCCATGCTTACCTATCTGCCGAGCAGAAGGGGTTCACAGCGGAAAATGAACAGGCGTGGAACCAGAATAATTATTTAGCGCTGGTCAATCGTTATGGAGATCCCGTTGAATTGGCATCGAAAATCAAGCAAAACCCAAAATGGAGACTGCACCCTTTTTATAAATATTTGGGAGAAACATCCGGTAAAAAAATCACTCATTTGATGGGGTCGAACGGTGTTAAAGCAGTTGCCCTCGCCATATTGGGAGCTGAAGTGAAAGTAGTTGACTTTTCCCAGGAAAATGCAATGTTTGCAAATGAGCTGGCCAGTGGGGCCAATGTCTCCATCGAGTATATCGTTTCGGATGTCCTTTCATTATCATCCGAGCATGAATCAGGAAATCAGGATTTGGTTTTAATGGAGCTCGGTGTCCTTCACTACTTAATAGATCTGCAGCCTTTATTTGAAAAAATTAAAAAGATGCTGAAACCTGGAGGCCGATTCGTCCTGCATGAATTTCACCCGATTTCAACAAAGCTCATTACTTCAAATGGTAAAAAACATAAAATAACAGGCAACTATTTCGCTCCGGCAATCGAAAACAATGAGGTCGCCTTTTCGAAGCATATGCCGGATGAGGAAAAAGGGAGCCTTTCAAGAGTTGTGCAGCGTAAATGGACAATCGGGGAACTGATAACGTCAATAGGTCAATCAGGGCTTGTTATTAAAGTGCTCGAGGAAGAACCGAATCATAAAGTCCATGATATTGGGCTTCCGAAAACATTTACCTTGGTGGCGGAACGAGTTTAA
- a CDS encoding phosphotransferase: MEKPWLAEYPVSLELAGKLIMMQFPEIELKEIKQLGEGFDNTVIQINGQFVFRFPRRPIAVTLIQVENQLLPSIAGTFPLAIPEPIFFGKPSTLYPYPFTGYKMVKGHLPVAGSVANKAESAKRFAHFLKALHSFPVERAMRLGVQPDGMMRLDVSYRKKSLMENVSNLLKLGFFEQASAVKDFVETLGEWDVQHPVSLVHGDIHIRNVILDDEGVLAGIIDWGDVHVGNPAIDFSFLYSYFPKEVRRVFFDIYGEIEKETESLARFRAIYMLVTLLVYGIDRHDEELIAITSTGLKFAIEE, encoded by the coding sequence GTGGAAAAGCCTTGGTTGGCAGAATATCCGGTTTCGCTGGAGCTAGCAGGGAAATTGATCATGATGCAGTTTCCGGAAATCGAGTTGAAAGAGATCAAGCAACTTGGGGAGGGTTTCGATAACACGGTCATACAAATCAATGGGCAATTTGTATTCCGTTTTCCCCGCCGCCCTATTGCAGTTACGCTGATTCAGGTGGAAAATCAGCTTTTGCCTTCCATTGCAGGCACTTTTCCGCTTGCTATCCCTGAACCGATCTTTTTTGGGAAACCAAGTACACTGTATCCGTATCCTTTTACCGGTTATAAAATGGTAAAGGGGCACTTGCCTGTAGCAGGATCAGTGGCAAATAAGGCTGAATCGGCAAAAAGGTTTGCCCATTTTTTGAAGGCTCTTCACAGTTTCCCTGTGGAAAGGGCCATGCGTTTAGGTGTGCAGCCTGATGGGATGATGAGGCTTGATGTATCCTATCGTAAGAAATCGCTAATGGAAAATGTCTCGAATCTATTAAAGCTAGGATTCTTTGAACAGGCGAGTGCGGTTAAGGATTTTGTTGAAACCTTAGGTGAATGGGATGTTCAGCATCCGGTTTCACTCGTTCACGGAGACATTCATATCCGGAACGTTATACTTGATGACGAAGGCGTTCTCGCGGGTATCATTGATTGGGGAGATGTTCATGTCGGGAATCCAGCCATTGATTTCTCCTTTTTATACAGTTATTTCCCCAAAGAAGTGCGCAGGGTTTTTTTTGATATCTATGGTGAAATCGAAAAGGAAACAGAGAGTTTAGCCCGGTTCAGAGCGATATATATGCTCGTTACATTACTCGTTTATGGCATAGACCGCCATGATGAAGAACTGATTGCCATTACGAGTACTGGTTTGAAATTTGCTATAGAAGAATAA